A segment of the Orcinus orca chromosome 4, mOrcOrc1.1, whole genome shotgun sequence genome:
ttgagagcCTACTACTTTCCAGGCATTACTTCTGATTTCTGTATTTCATCTCACTCCCAAAGTTCTTTAAgggtattatcatctccattcaAGAGATCAAGAAACGGCAGGGATCACAAATTACAAGTTACTTGCCTAGAGTTACAATAGCTAGCAAATGTCAGTAATTCATATCCAGGCCTTAATCCAAAGgtttcacttaacattatgtgATCTTCAAAACTAGTATTTACACAAACttcacaaagcactttcacatgtattttctcacttGACAACAGTTCTGTAAAGcaggtaattattatttttctcatattacaAAGAAGCTAAAGTGGCCTTTAAGACCACACTACCAAGTGTAACATTTTTAAAGCCTCTCTGTGGCACagtttatcatttcttctttgcTATTTCACTAAACACGGTTAGTATTTTCAATTAATGGaacatattaataatttattcttatatttctaTATGTTCTAGCAGACAAAGAGTTTCTCAGGGCCAAGAACTaggtcttattcatctttatttccATACCTAGCAGAGTGCCTGATACCTATTAGACCTCAAAAAATGTTGAATGAAGGGAGAATGAATTCAAATGAACAACAGAGCAAACAAACATGCTGAGTTTAGGCTGATGGTGGAACATATAGGTGATATCCAGCAGAAAAGGTCATCAAATAAAGTTTATACATACGTTGGACCATAAAATGCTGAAATTCATTTCAAGAGAAGTTTCTACCTTGGGCAATATGATCAGTAATACCAGTGGGAGTAGATTCATTCATAGAAGCACTGAATGGAATTGGCTCATAACGAGGAAGCACCTCTTTTTCTATGTTGTCTGCTTCTGGGGATGTCACAAAAGATGAATGACCACTCACGTTTGAGTCATATTTTGGCTTCTGAGAATAGTACCTGTAAAAGAAAATCATACTGTATAAAAAACACGAGTTATTGTCTATACCTTATTTAAAGAAGTGTGTTAAGGTATGAGAACTAGTCTTTTCTAAAGGAATCATATAATTTTAACATAGttatttaaaacagtaaaataaagtctgtttctgccacaaaaacattaaaaatatcttctgATCCACTTAAACAACTTAAAAATTGTCACTCTTActatagagaagagaaaatatatatccaaTTTTCTAATTATTAGGCTTTAGACATCATTGTAATGTGTTTAAAGTTCTTGGAAAGAAAAGGTACTTCAGATCAGAAAATATGTCCATTTCCCACATTAATTGGGAAGTTACTTCCACAGGTAGCAGTCCATATAAACACTATTTTGCTGAAGTAGATGTAAGTAATACTAGCTTTCATGGGACTTATGCTGCTTGCCATTTATGATAGGACAATCTACCAAATCTACTTAACcaccttattatttatttacctacCTATCAAGACAGACAGATTCATTTATCTATACTTACACAATTTCCCTACAATTGTAAACAACAAGGATTACAAAGCTGAAATCTGTTAAGAGATGGGATTGATAATATTtgggaattcaaaaaaaaaaagtcaaatatagTAACCAAACGTGTTTGACAAATTAAAATCTCTCATTCTGGGACATGAACTCGCAGTAGAATGCAACTCTATacttaaaacaaaagtaaacaaatcttGTTctacttttgaaaacaaaattagcTTTAGCTTGCAGCAAAATGACAAGTTTCAAATGTTCCTTCAGTTAGGCCATGTTTCATGCCCTCAATTACGGCAATATCtagttataattttttatctaaaatgaaaaaccTTTAATAAGATCTGAATGGCCTACCCAGTTGGTGAAGATCGTCGTGTCTGTCCTGATCGTAAAGCCTCTCCAAGAGGGGAATTCTCAAGATTCTTGAACTTCTCTTGGCAAGTTTTCACATAGGAAAGCTTTCCAGCAAAGTATCCCATGATGCAAGCaacttttagtaaaaataaacaaaaagtgtAACTCAATATGCCTCTTTAGACAAAAACCTTTtctaaaagaacattttaaaaaatgtggttcttgggcttccctggttgtgcagtggttgacaatctgcctgccaatgcaggggccacgggttcgagccctggtctgggaggatcccacatgccatagagcaactaggcccgtgcaccacaactactgagcctgcgcgtctggagcctatgctccgcaacaagagaggccatgatagtgagaggcccgcgcaccacaatgaagagtggcccccacttgccgcaactagagaaagccctcgcacagaaatgaagacccaacacagccaaaaataaataaataaataaataaaaatttaaaaaaatatatggttctAAATATGTCTTTGGTGTGGAAAAACTGGGATTTCCTGAAATAATGGTAAAAGTACCATATTAAATCACATTCAGAGTTCACAAAAAGATTCGGTAGATATAATTCactttcacaaaataaaataagttaaaataaagctgctgtaagaTAAATTCTACTTTACTAATTACTTTATTAATACAGATAGGAAAAATGTGATAACAGTATAATGGAATGAAGAATCAAAACAATACAGTTTTAGCCTGGTCACAAGGATTTAGGCCATTTCATTCcttataaaatgggaatcacaCCATTTGCCCAGCTAATTtcataagattattttttaaatcaggtgcAACAAATgccttaaaataatatattatgaaGTGTACCTAAATATGGCTATTGTTGCATCTTTATTTAATAGAGACTACCCTGGAAAGATTCATAGAAAGCCTcaggtactctttttttttttttttttttttaataagaaaaataatatattttattttactttcatttattccttctctaatgttcttccttaatgaagatccaagtttctgacctatatccttttccttctttctgaagaactttaaacatttcttgcaaggcaggtctactggtgacaaattctctcaacttttatctcagaaagcattatttctctttcaattttgaagtgtaatttctctagatacagaattctcagttcctgggattcttcttttgatactttaaatatttcattacacttccttcttgcttgtatagtttctgaagagaagtctgaTGTAGTTCTTATCCTTGGTCCTCTACAGGTCAGGATTTTTGTTCCTCTGGCTACTTTCacgatttttcctttgtctttgattttctgcagtttgagtatgatatgcctaggaataggttttttttttttttttttgtatctatcctgcttggtgttctctgagattcctggatctgtggtttggtgtcttccattagtttgagaacatttgcagtcattattacattaaatatttcttctgctcctttctttctcttctctcctaatatttgtcctgtgcatttattacacattttgtaattatcccatagttcttggatattctgttctgtttttttcattcttttttttctctttgtatttcagtcttagacgtttctactgacatttctttttttttttttttttttttttctggtaaatattatatattcaatatgaaacaggaggaaagggggcagggcacaacctttaaaagaattacatagccctaggacacaacataaactgattagaacaaaataggtccaagatggcggacgagtctacttccactagaccttgagcctcagtatacactcattgtaacacatcagcaagctaagcgacacacccacaggtgccacgacagttccaaggatgaccataaaggtcaaaaagtgggcggtggctcaattcctagaaatcaccaccccttccccaaaatagctggaatactcctcccactcatcagcgtatgaaattactcacccctataaaactaacaaccccataccctggtgctgccctcgccttctttttttttttttttttttattttttatttttttttataggtatacctggatttaattctcacttctaccgcttggtagctggatagccttaggcaagtttcatacctccctgaaattcacttaattcagtctgtaaaatggcataataacttattatagcatccttttaggaattttaaatcagttcttgaaataaaagtacacaatatatagacaagtatggattcctcaatagatgtttgacctttcatttctccagtatcccacccgcatcaaataaagaaaaatactttttaaaatttacgaatatttcattgttgtaaagttaaagccataaaaataatcaaatggcctactatcataccgttagaagaaaaaaaaaaggtgttcatgagagttccatattagaatacaagttttccttaggcacctgtttatgtatgctattctgctctttacaataaataattaaatttaaaagacttaattcctcacttttaagaccttattagtttacaaattacatattgacctatgctaaattttataccgacccatgctaatgaattcagtacagaaaacaaaaaacactgcactcaagcaaactacatatatatatatatatatatatatatatataacttatatgagaattgctactccagctttcttttggtttccatttgcatgaaatacctttttccatccccttactttcagtctgtatgtgtctctaggtctgaagtgggtctcttgtagacagcaaatatatgggtcttgtttttgtatccattcagccaatctgtgtcttttagtgggagcatttagtccatttacatttaaggtaattttcgatatgtgtgttcccattcccattttcttaattgtttggggtttgttattgtaggtcttttccttcttttgtgtttcttgcctagagaagttcctttagcagttgttgtagagctggtttggtggtgctgaactctctcagcttttgcttgtctgtaaaggttttaatttctccatcaaatctgaatgagatccttgctgggtagagtaatcttggttgcaggtttttctccttcaacactttcaatatgtcctgccactcccttctggcttgcagagtttctgctgaaagatcagctgttaaccttatggggattcccttgtgtgttatttgttgtttttcccttgctgcttttaatatgttttctttgtatttaatttttgacagtttgattaatatgtgtcttggcgtatttctccttggatttatcctgtatgggactctctgtgcttcctggacttgattaactatttcctttcccatattagggaagttttcaactataatctcttcaaatattttctcagtccctttctttttctcttcttcttctggaacccctataattcgaatgttggtgcgtttaatgttgtcccagaggtctctaagactgtcctcagttcttttcattcttttttctttattctgctctgcagtagttatttccactattttatcttccaggtcacttatccgttcttctgcctcagttattctgctattgatcccatctagagtacttttaatttcatttattgtgttgttcatcgttgcttgtttcatctttagttcttctaggtccttgttaactgattcttgcattttgtccattctattgtccattctatctccaagattttggatcaaccttactatcattattctgaattctttttccggtagactgcctatttcctcttcatttgttaggtctggtgggtttttatcttgctccttcatctgctgtgtgtttttctgtcttttcattttgcttatcttactgtgtttgtggtctccttttttgcaggctgaaggttcgtagttcctgttgttttttgtgtctgtccccagtggctaaggttggttcagtgggttgtgtcggcttcctggtggagggtactagtgcctgtgttctggtggatgaggctggatcttgtctttctggtgggcaggtccacgtctggtggtgtgttttggggtgtctgtagacttattatgattttgggcagcctctctgctaatgggtggggttgtgttcctgtcttgctagttgtttggcataggatgtccagcactgtagcttgctggtcgttgagtgaagctgggtgctggcgttgagatggagatctctcggagatttttgctgtttgatattatgtgcagctgggaggcctcttgtggaccagtgtcctgaagttggctctcccacctcagaggcacagcactgactcctggctgcagcaccaagagcctttcatccacagggctccttaatttgggatgattcgttgactctCAGGTACTCTTTTTCAGGGCAATTTAGTATCTTTCTATCAACcatattataaaatgtaaagaagCTATGCTTATAAATGTAAGTTATGTTTATTTACTGATTGTAAAttaaagaggtttttaaaaattatgctttattttaaaatacactttattttGATTAATCAGAATAGCTGGACAACTTTCTTTCCTCACAGACCAAGAGAACttactttcaaattttatatctttaattatataatttaaattattatatctttaatataataaaaatataattatttaacaaaataatttaaaatagttctattgcattataaaaagagaaaaaaagcctcTTTCAAGTAGCTCATGATTTTTAATGCTAACAATAAAATGCCCAAGTAGTCCATTTGATGAAAAGCTTAAACAAAATGATttgttatactccaataaagatgtaaaaaaaaaaatacattacaaataaaagaatacttgatatcaaaaaaaaatgatttgtcaAAACAAATAACCAAATAACTGTTATTAGTAACacaaaacatttgataaaagCTAGTTATTTTACTTAGgtagaaaagctaagagaactagTATTGTTCATACTTACATATAAGTTTAGGGATGGAACCATATTTGGGATGACTTGAAAGGATTCCTAAAGATAAAACAGTAAATATTACTGAGTAACACTGTTCCATTTACATAATTAAGATGTTTTATCTTTTACTGAGGTAAAAGAAAAGCTTTATGCCAAGTTTATGCTAAGAGTATATAAGAGAATGGCACAGAAATTatggtaaaaaatacaaagaaactacttCTGCTAGTCATTATCTGGTCTTTCATAATGTGAGACAAAAGTAGCAATAAGTTTAGCAGTGCAGTATAAAGTAAGATGTATCTATTGCTCAGAAGCTTTGAGCGACCCACAAAGATACAAGGAAAGATCAGTGCAGATGATCTTCAAACATCTGATAACATTAGCTCTTTCCATAACACCAAAGAAGTCTGAAGCTATTTAAAAGAGAATTCAACATCAAGAGAaatatgaagaaatcaaaagactaATCTATTAGAATAGGTGAATTTAGCAAGATCACttgatacaaggtcaatatacaaaataaaataaaaacaaaaatgaaaaaatccgCTATATACcgggaacaaacaaaacccccaatattttaaaaactacaatttATTATAGCACCAAAAAATATCAAAGCCCCAGGAACAAATCTAATGAAAAACATGAAAGatcttgaaaactacaaaatttactgagagaaatgaaagctaAGTAAATGGAGAAACACACCATGTTCATGAACTGAAAGATTAAATATTGTAAAGATGGTAATTCTCCACAAACTCACCTAtaaattcaatacaatcccaattaaaatcaaagaaagtGTTTCCCCAAATTGAAAAGCTTAttataaaattcatgtggaaacaCAAAGGGTCAAGAAAAACCAAGGCAATATTGAAGAACATAACGGAGAACTGACTACCACCAGATACCAGTATCTATgataaaactatagtaattaagGCAGTGTGTTATAAGTACAAGAACAGATAAACTAATCAAAATCAGAAGAGtctagaaacagacccacacacacAGTCACTTGATTTATGACAGAGGTAACACTGCACTGCAGTGAACAAAAATTGGTCTTCAAAATATAGTGCTGGGTCAACCACATATCTGTATGAGGGAAATATGTTATCAAAACTAGAAACTACACTATCAATCAACATACAAAAGGATGGATAAACTGCTGTGACATATTCACACAGCAGAAAACTATATGCAATGAGAATATATAATTTACAACTacatgcaacaatgtggatgaatccaGTGATGTGCTGGTAAACCAGCTCTCCAAA
Coding sequences within it:
- the OCIAD1 gene encoding OCIA domain-containing protein 1 isoform X4 → MNGRADFGEPNAEVPRPIPHIGADYIPTEEERRVFAECSDESFWFRSVPLAATSMLITQGLISKGILSSHPKYGSIPKLIFACIMGYFAGKLSYVKTCQEKFKNLENSPLGEALRSGQTRRSSPTGYYSQKPKYDSNVSGHSSFVTSPEADNIEKEVLPRYEPIPFSASMNESTPTGITDHIAQGRNFS
- the OCIAD1 gene encoding OCIA domain-containing protein 1 isoform X3 gives rise to the protein MNGRADFGEPNAEVPRPIPHIGADYIPTEEERRVFAECSDESFWFRSVPLAATSMLITQGLISKGILSSHPKYGSIPKLIFACIMGYFAGKLSYVKTCQEKFKNLENSPLGEALRSGQTRRSSPTGYYSQKPKYDSNVSGHSSFVTSPEADNIEKEVLPRYEPIPFSASMNESTPTGITDHIAQVKVNKYGDTWDE